The following are encoded in a window of Etheostoma cragini isolate CJK2018 chromosome 7, CSU_Ecrag_1.0, whole genome shotgun sequence genomic DNA:
- the zgc:101663 gene encoding alpha-1,3-mannosyl-glycoprotein 4-beta-N-acetylglucosaminyltransferase C isoform X1 yields the protein MRRHSKKNVFLAVLLIIGGLYFISHSNFLIAGPARPQEPIPNELSWQTERLVSKESWVERGDYLPLNVSYQLLAGAPSTQQRFLSVGLSSVKRKKGSYLIPTLQSLFSQSSPEERSSMVVVVLLADFDVSWRVTTVREIKTAFASELEQGQLVVLHVPQDVYPPVTGLKRNYNDAPERVTFRSKQNLDYSFLIHYCASLGRYYLQLEDDVSSAKNFLSTIRRRVEEQEARKTTWAMLEFSALGYIGKLHKSSHLPVLARFLFLFYQEMPCDWLMTRFRELMTQKETIIFKPSLFQHMGTFSSFQGTYNKLKDKDFEEDFYTNPLADVYSDMSTYKKQFPKLAWEPGEGFFWGRSPEKGNHLTVVFTDPTVVTGIYVETGSGGKDLLESAHVQLGHDVITTEKEEKSCKEFQTVGTLENGKFEMQDMDKQYGYGSSCLRIQVTAAQKDWVIIKKIRISTKPSTPPRQA from the exons aTGCGACGACATTCTAAGAAGAATGTTTTTTTGGCAGTGCTGCTCATCATCGGAGGATTATATTTCATTAGCCATTCGAACTTCCTTATTGCT GGCCCAGCAAGGCCACAGGAACCAATCCCAAATGAGTTAAGTTGGCAAACGGAGAGGTTGGTTAGTAAGGAGTCCTGGGTGGAACGGGGGGACTACCTGCCTCTCAATGTGTCCTATCAGCTACTGGCTGGAGCCCCATCTACTCAACAGA GGTTTTTATCAGTTGGATTATCATCggtgaagaggaagaagggCAGCTATCTAATCCCCACCTTGCAGTCCCTCTTCTCCCAGTCCTCTCCTGAAGAGCGCTCCTCCATGGTGGTGGTAGTGCTGCTAGCAGATTTCGATGTCAGCTGGAGAGTCACTACAGTGAGGGAGATCAAAACTGCATTTGCCTCGGAGCTAGAACAGGGCCAGCTGGTGGTCCTCCATGTTCCTCAGGATGTTTACCCTCCTGTTACAG GTCTAAAGAGGAACTACAACGATGCTCCAGAAAGGGTAACGTTCCGCTCCAAGCAGAACCTGGACTACTCCTTCCTGATCCACTACTGTGCCAGCCTTGGTCGATACTACCTCCAGCTGGAGGACGATGTCTCCTCTGCAAAAAATTTCCTTTCCACCATCAGGAGGCGCGTTGAGGAGCAAGAGGCGAGGAAGACCACCTGGGCAATGCTGGAGTTCTCGGCCCTCGGCTACATCGGCAAACTCCACAAATCGTCTCATCTTCCTGTCCTGGCCcgctttctcttcctcttctacCAGGAAATGCCCTGTGACTGGCTGATGACGCGCTTCCGAGAGTTGATGACTCAGAAAGAGACAATCATCTTCAAACCCTCGCTGTTCCAGCACATGGGGACTTTCTCCTCGTTCCAAGGGACATACAACAAGCTGAAGGACAAGGACTTTGAGGAGGATTTCTATACCAATCCTTTAGCTGACGTTTATTCTGATATGTCGACGTACAAGAAACAATTCCCCAAACTGGCCTGGGAACCTGGCGAGGGATTTTTCTGGGGGCGCTCCCCGGAAAAAGGAAACCACCTGACTGTGGTGTTCACAGACCCGACAGTCGTGACGGGGATCTATGTAGAAACAGGGTCAGGGGGCAAAGACCTCCTAGAGTCGGCTCACGTGCAGCTAGGCCACGACGTGATTaccacagagaaagaggagaagagttGTAAAGAGTTCCAGACAGTGGGGACGTTAGAGAATGGGAAGTTTGAGATGCAGGACATGGACAAACAGTATGGCTATGGGTCCTCCTGTCTGAGGATACAAGTCACAGCTGCACAGAAGGATTGGGTGATCATCAAGAAAATCAGGATCTCAACAAAGCCCAGTACACCTCCACGCCAAGCCTAG
- the zgc:101663 gene encoding alpha-1,3-mannosyl-glycoprotein 4-beta-N-acetylglucosaminyltransferase C isoform X2, translating to MRRHSKKNVFLAVLLIIGGLYFISHSNFLIAGPARPQEPIPNELSWQTERLVSKESWVERGDYLPLNVSYQLLAGAPSTQQSLKRNYNDAPERVTFRSKQNLDYSFLIHYCASLGRYYLQLEDDVSSAKNFLSTIRRRVEEQEARKTTWAMLEFSALGYIGKLHKSSHLPVLARFLFLFYQEMPCDWLMTRFRELMTQKETIIFKPSLFQHMGTFSSFQGTYNKLKDKDFEEDFYTNPLADVYSDMSTYKKQFPKLAWEPGEGFFWGRSPEKGNHLTVVFTDPTVVTGIYVETGSGGKDLLESAHVQLGHDVITTEKEEKSCKEFQTVGTLENGKFEMQDMDKQYGYGSSCLRIQVTAAQKDWVIIKKIRISTKPSTPPRQA from the exons aTGCGACGACATTCTAAGAAGAATGTTTTTTTGGCAGTGCTGCTCATCATCGGAGGATTATATTTCATTAGCCATTCGAACTTCCTTATTGCT GGCCCAGCAAGGCCACAGGAACCAATCCCAAATGAGTTAAGTTGGCAAACGGAGAGGTTGGTTAGTAAGGAGTCCTGGGTGGAACGGGGGGACTACCTGCCTCTCAATGTGTCCTATCAGCTACTGGCTGGAGCCCCATCTACTCAACAGA GTCTAAAGAGGAACTACAACGATGCTCCAGAAAGGGTAACGTTCCGCTCCAAGCAGAACCTGGACTACTCCTTCCTGATCCACTACTGTGCCAGCCTTGGTCGATACTACCTCCAGCTGGAGGACGATGTCTCCTCTGCAAAAAATTTCCTTTCCACCATCAGGAGGCGCGTTGAGGAGCAAGAGGCGAGGAAGACCACCTGGGCAATGCTGGAGTTCTCGGCCCTCGGCTACATCGGCAAACTCCACAAATCGTCTCATCTTCCTGTCCTGGCCcgctttctcttcctcttctacCAGGAAATGCCCTGTGACTGGCTGATGACGCGCTTCCGAGAGTTGATGACTCAGAAAGAGACAATCATCTTCAAACCCTCGCTGTTCCAGCACATGGGGACTTTCTCCTCGTTCCAAGGGACATACAACAAGCTGAAGGACAAGGACTTTGAGGAGGATTTCTATACCAATCCTTTAGCTGACGTTTATTCTGATATGTCGACGTACAAGAAACAATTCCCCAAACTGGCCTGGGAACCTGGCGAGGGATTTTTCTGGGGGCGCTCCCCGGAAAAAGGAAACCACCTGACTGTGGTGTTCACAGACCCGACAGTCGTGACGGGGATCTATGTAGAAACAGGGTCAGGGGGCAAAGACCTCCTAGAGTCGGCTCACGTGCAGCTAGGCCACGACGTGATTaccacagagaaagaggagaagagttGTAAAGAGTTCCAGACAGTGGGGACGTTAGAGAATGGGAAGTTTGAGATGCAGGACATGGACAAACAGTATGGCTATGGGTCCTCCTGTCTGAGGATACAAGTCACAGCTGCACAGAAGGATTGGGTGATCATCAAGAAAATCAGGATCTCAACAAAGCCCAGTACACCTCCACGCCAAGCCTAG